The Pseudomonadota bacterium DNA segment GTCTCGATCAGAACCGTGTCGACGGTGTGCGTCTGTCTGCCGCCGGCTTTACCAATCTGACCCAAGATCACTACGACTATCATCCGAACTTCGATGCCTACCGGGACGCCAAGTTCAGCTTGTTCGGATTGGTCGAGGCGGACGGTGTCGCGGCGCTGAATGCCGACAGCGATCAGTTTGAAGCGATTGCCGCCGTGTGTCGCGACAACGGCTTGCACGTGGTCGGTTATGGCCACTCAGGCAACGACCTGCGACTTGTCGACAGCCGCTATCGCGGTCCGGTGCAGATCCTGACGATCGAGGCTGACGGCGAGCGCATCGACACGGAATTGCCGCTGCCCGGACACTTCCAGGCCATGAACGCCTTGTGTGCTGCGGCCATGGTCGCAGGCGTCGAAGGCGTTGAGGTCACGCGCGTGCTGGAACTGCTGCCGTCGCTTGCGGGCGTGCGTGGACGCTTGGAGCGTGTCGCCGAACATCCTGACGGCGGTCCGATCTATGTCGACTATGCGCATACGCCGGATGCACTGCAGACCGTGTTGGCGGAAGTTCGTCCCGCGGTGACCGGCAAGCTGTTTGTTGTTTTCGGCTGCGGTGGTGATCGTGACCGCGACAAACGCGCGCGCATGGGCGCGATCGCCGCGCGCCTTGCCGACAAAGTGTTTGTCACCGACGACAATCCACGCACCGAGAAACCAGCCGACATTCGCCAGGAGATCATGGTTGGCTGCCCCGACGCGACCAATGTCGATGGCCGTGCGGAGGCGATCCGCGCTGCGGTCGGCGAGATGACGGATGGCGACGTCCTGGTCGTTGCCGGCAAGGGGCACGAGCAGGGCCAGATCGTCGGCAAGCAGGTTCTGCCGTTCGATGACGGCGACGAAGTGCGTCGCGCGGTCGACGACCTGGGGCGCGCGGCATGACGGGGCCCGTGCTTTGGAACGACCGCGATGCGGCGGCGGCGACCGGCGGCGAGAGCCTGCAGTCGTGGTCGGCTTTCGGTGTCGCATTCGACAGCCGCCAGATCGCGCCGGGTGATCTGTTCGTCGCGCTTAATGGTGAAACGTCGGACGGTCACAAGTATGTCGGTCAGGCTCTCGACGGCGGCGCGGCGGCGGCTATGGTGGCGCGTACGTTCGATCATGGTCATCCGGCGCCGCTGCTGCTGGTGCCCGACACGATGGCCGGTCTGAACGATCTCGCGCGCGCTGCCCGCGCGCGCTGCGCTGGACGCATTTGCGCGATCACCGGCAGCGTCGGCAAGACCGGCACCAAGGAAATGCTGCACCATGTGTTGGCGCGCCAGGGTGCAGCCCATGTCAGCGAGAAGAGCTTCAACAATCACGTGGGAACCCCGCTCAGCCTGGCACGTATGCCGGCGGCGACGCGATTCGGCGTTTTCGAGATCGGCATGAATGCGCCGGGCGAAATCGCGCCCTTGTCCGGTTTGGTGCAACCGAACATCGCCGTCATCACCACGATCGAGATGGTGCACGGCGCGACCTTCGACGGGATCGACGGCATCGCTGCTGAGAAGGCCGATATCTTCAACGGCCTCACGGAAGATGGCGTTGCAGTCATTAACGGTGATAGTGCGTTTGCGGACTACCTGACCCAATGTGCGATTGACGCCGGTGCCGCGCGCATCGTGCGGTTCGGCGAAACAGACGGCTGCGATGTCAGGTTGCTTGACTGGCGGTTGGGTGACAGGGGCACCGTCGTCAAAGCCGATGTCTTCGGGCGGTCGATCGAATACCAACTCGGGTTCTGGGGCCGCCACCAAGCGCTCAACAGTCTGGCTGTGCTGGCCGTTGTTGTGCTGATGGATGCCGATGTCGACCAAGCCGCCGCCGCCTTGAGTTCGGTGGCGCCGCCGCCCGGGCGTGGCCAGCGCCATCGCGCAACGATCGACGGCGGTGACGTCCTCGTCATCGACGAGTCCTATAACTGCAGCCCAGCTGCCCTGCACGCCGCGCTCGGTGTGTTGCGTGCGACCCCGGTCGGCGACGGTGGCCGGCGCGTCGCGGTGATTGGCGACATGCTGGAGCTGGGTGACCAGAGCGCGGCGCTTCACGTCGCGCTGGCCGAGCAAATTCTGGAAAGCGCCGACCTCGTTGTGCTGATCGGGGACGAGGTCGCTCATACGAAACAAGCCCTGCCTGCCGAACGTTGTGTGGCGCACGTCCAGGCCGCGAGCGATGCGCTCGCGCCGGTCGTCGACGTCTTGCGGGCGGGCGATGTGGTGATGGTCAAGGGGTCGAGGCGCGTGGGTCTGGAGACCGTTGTCGAGGCGCTGTTGCGGCAGGGCGCCGCGCAGCCCATGGTCGGCAACGGGTAGGGGGCGAACCATGCTGTTCAATCTCCTTTCGCCTCTGTCCGATGATATCGGTGCGCTCCGGTTGTTCTCGTTCATCACGTTTAGGACCGGCGGCGCGATTTTGACGGCGCTTCTGATCAGCCTGATCTTTGGGCCGCTGGTGATCCGCTGGCTGAAGTCGGTGCAAGGCAAGGGCCAGCCCATCCGCAGTGACGGACCGGAGAGTCACATCATCACAAAGGCCGGCACACCGACCATGGGTGGCGTCTTGATCTTGCTGTCGCTGGGTGTCGCCACGTTGCTGTGGGCCGACCTGTCGAACGGCTTCGTCTGGATCGTCCTGCTGCTGACCCTGGGCTTCGGCGCCATCGGTTTTGCCGACGACTACCTGAAGGTCACCCACCAAACCAGCAAGGGTCTGTCGGGCTACGTCAAACTGGCGATGGAAATCGTGCTGGCCTTGGTCGCGGCGTTCGCCATCGCCGCGTTGACCGAGAGCCACATGTCGTCCCATCTGGCCATGCCGTTCCTGAAAGATGTCCTGATCAACTTCGGCTGGATGTTTGTCGTCGTCGTTGTGTTCGTGATCGTCGGCGCGTCGAACGCGGTGAACCTGACCGACGGGCTGGATGGCCTGGCGATCGGCCCGATCATCATCGCGGCCATGACGTTCGGCATCATCTGCTATCTCGCCGGCAACACGGTCTATGCGTCATACCTGCAGCTGCCGCTGGTCGTTGGCGCCGGCGAGCTGGCTGTCTTGTGCGGCGCGATGGTCGGCGCCGGGCTCGGCTTCCTGTGGTTCAACGCGCCACCGGCCATGGTGTTCATGGGCGATACCGGCAGCCTGGCCAGCGGCGCCGCGCTGGGCAGCATTTCGGTCGTGACCAAGCATGAGCTGGTGCTGGCGATCGTCGGCGGTCTCTTTGTGTTGGAGACGGTTTCGGTGATTGTCCAGGTCGCTTCGTTCAAGGCGACCGGGCGCCGCGTATTCCGTATGGCCCCGATCCATCATCACTTCGAAAAAATGGGCTGGGCTGAACCGACAATCGTGATCCGCTTCTGGATCATCGCCATCATCCTGGCGCTTGTCGGTCTTGCCACGCTGAAGTTGAGGTGAGCCGATGATCGATCTTTCACGCCATGCAGATTCATCGATCGCGGTCTTCGGACTGGGCCGCTCCGGCGTGTCAAGTTCACTCGCACTGGCGGCTGCCGGTGCGCAGGTCCACGCCTGGGACGATGATCCCGCACGGCGCCGACTTGCCGCCGACAAGGGCGTCACGCTCAACGACCTCTACCGCCTGGAATGGGACATCGTGCGTGCGCTGGTCTTAAGCCCCGGCGTGCCGCTCACGCATCCGGCGCCACATCCGCTGGTCGCCCGCGCCATGGCGGCCGGTGTCGAGGTGATCGGCGACATGGAGCTGTTCGCCCGTTCGCGTCCGCCCGGACGCGTGGTCGGCGTGACCGGCACCAATGGCAAGTCGACGACATCGGCGCTGATCGCGCATCTGATCCGTTCGTCAGGCCGCTCCGTGCAGCTGGGCGGCAATATCGGCACGCCGGTGCTCGATCTCGATCCGCTGGATGATGACGGCATCTATGTTCTGGAACTGTCGTCCTATCAGCTCGATCTCATTCGCTCGCTGGTCAGCGATGTCGCGGTTCTCCTCAACATCTCGCCCGACCATGTCGAGCGCCACGGTGACTTCGCCAACTATATCGCGGCGAAGACACGCATCTTCTCGCGCCGGGCGTCTCATCAGACGTCGGTCATTGGCGTCGACGACGATATCTGTCGGCGCATTCACGCCGAGCTCGCCGGTCGGCGCGGCCGCACCATCATTCCGGTCTCCGTGCTGCGACGTATCGCCGACGGCGTCTACGTGAAGAAGGGCGTGATCATCGATGAGACGTCGGGCAAGCCCGACGAGGTCGTCGATCTGAACAAGGTCAAGGTGCTGCCCGGCGTGCACAACTGGCAGAACGCCGCCGCGGCCCTTGCCGCCATTCGCGCGCTCGGCATTCCCGCCGAAGAGGTCGCCAAGGCGTTCAAGACATTCCCCGGCCTGGCGCACCGCCAGGAAGTCGTGTGCAAGGTCGGCCGGGTGACCTTTATCAACGATAGTAAGGCGACCAACGCGGCTGCCGCCGCGCGTGGCCTTGCCTGTTACGACCGTATCTACTGGATTGCCGGTGGACGCGCCAAGGAGGGCGGCATCGCGACGCTCTCTCCCTACTTCCCGCGGATGGCGCATGCCTTCCTGATCGGAGAGTCGGCCGGTGCGTTCGCCCAGACATTAGAAGGACGCGTGCCGTACACCGTAAGCGGCGATCTTGTGACAGCCGTCAAGCAGGCGAGCGACATGGCGCTCGCCGACCGACGCGCCGGCGCGATCGTATTGCTGTCACCGGCATGCGCGTCTTTCGATCAGTTCTCCGATTTTGAAGATCGGGGGAACAAGTTCCGTGAAATCGTGCTCGAAGAGAAGAGAAAGCGCGATCAGGAACTTGAGAAGGACACATCTCTTGTCCCACCCGCAACACGCAAAAGGGGGTCTGACATGGCCACGAAACGTTCTACGGCCAAGAAGTCAACTGCCAAAAAGAAAGCTGCCAAACGCAAGGCTCCGGCCAAGCGCAAGGCCGCGACCAAGAAGAAAGCCGTTAAGCGCAAAGCGCCGGCGAAACGTAAGGCTGCGACCAAGCGCAAAGCTCCGGCTAAGCGCAAAGCCGCAACCAAGAAGAAAGCCGTCAAGCGCAAAGCTCCGGCCAAGCGTAAGGCAGCGACCAAGAAAAAAGCCGCCAAGCGTAAGGCTCCGGCCAAGCGTAAAGCCGCCAAGCGTAAGGCTCCGGCTAAGCGTAAAGCCGCCAAGCGTAAGGCTCCGGCTAAGCGTAAAGCCGCCAAGCGCAAGGCTCCGGCTAAGCGTAAAGCCGCCAAGCGCAAGGCTCCGGCCAAGCGTAAGGCTCCGGCCAAGCGCAGGGCGCCTGCCAAGAGGAAGACCGCTAGGAAGAGATGACAACTTTCGCCCGCACGGACCGCAGCTTACTAGGAAGATGGTGGTGGACCGTCGACCGGTGGACGCTGGCCGCGCTCGTGATCCTGATGCTCTGCGGAGTCATCTTGATCATGGCGGCCAGTCCGCCGGTCGCGGACCGCATAGGTGCGGACTCGTTCTATTTCGTGCGGCGACAGTTCATCTTTTTACCGATCGCACTGGCCGTGTTGATGGCCGTTTCCCTGCTATCGCCGCGGGGCGTGCGTCGGCTTGCCGTTATTGTGTTCGGAATCTCGGTCGTGCTCTTGGCGCTGACCCTGTTCATCGGGGCCGACATCAAGGGTTCACGTCGTTGGATTTCTTTGCCGGGATTCTCATTGCAGGCGTCGGAGTTTGTAAAGCCGGCTTTCGCCGTCGTTGTCGCCTGGATGTTTGCCGAACAGCGTACCCGCCCGGGGTTTCCGGGCGATCTTGTTGCTCTTTGCCTGTTCATCATGGTTGTCAGCCTTATCGTGCTGCAACCCGACTTTGGTATGGCCGCCACGGTTACGGCGATCTGGGGCGGCCAATTTTTCCTCGCCGGCATGCCGCTCATCTTGGTTGCCGGCGTGGCGGGGGTTGTCGTGGTCGGCGTGGTCGCCGGCTACAGCTTTCTGCCGCATGTCGCGGACCGGATCGATCGTTTTCTCGATCCGGCTTCCGGTGACAGTTTTCAGGTGAACACGGCATTGAGAGCGTTTGAATCCGGAGGAGTCTTTGGACGGGGGCCGGGCGAAGGCGTCGTTAAGGACGTCCTGCCCGATGCCCATTCGGACTTTATCTTCGCCGTCGCCGGCGAGGAGTTTGGTCTTTTCGTCTGTTTGCTGATCGTGGCGTTGTTCGCCTTCGTCGCCTTGCGCGGCTTGATCCGCTTGATGGCGGAGAAGGATCTGTTTGTCCTGTTGGCTGTGGCTGGGCTGCTGATTCAGTTCGGGGCTCAGGCGGTGGTCAACATGGGCGTCACGTTGCGTTTGGTGCCGTCGACCGGCATGACGTTGCCGTTCATGTCCTATGGCGGTTCATCGCTGGTGGCGATTGCGATCGCGATGGGCATGGTGTTGGCGCTGACGCGACGCCGGCCCGAGCACGGGAGGCCATCATGACCGGCCCCGTGATGCTGGCGGCCGGCGGAACCGGCGGCCATTTGTTCCCGGCCCGCGCGCTTGCCGGCGCATTGATCGATCGCGGCCGCGACGTCGTCTTCGTGACCGACCGCCGCGGCGTCGACCTCGGTACCGGCTTGCAGGGCGTGCCGGTCTATACCGTTCGCTCGGCCGCCATGGCCGGACGCAAATTGACCGGCCGTGTTACCGGCGTGGTCGACCTGTTGCGCGGCACATGGGAAGCGCGGCGCCTGACCAAGACCTTGGGCGCGTCCTGTGTCGTTGGTTTCGGCGGCTATCCGTCCGTGCCGCCGGTGTTGGCCGCGACGCGTGTGCCGCTGCCCACAGTCATTCACGAACAGAATTCGGTGCTGGGTCGGGCCAATCGCCTCCTGGCGCCGCGCGTCGACGTGATCGCGACATCGTTTGCCGATACGGCGCGGCTTGACGAGGCGGGCCGCGCGCGTGTGGTGCTGACCGGCAATCCGGTGCGTCCGGAGATCGCGGCACTGGCCAACCAGTCGTACATGCCGCCGAACGGCGACGGCCGGCTGCGTGTCCTTATCGTCGGCGGCAGCCAGGGTGCCAGCATCCTGAGCCGCGTGCTGCCCGAGGCGCTCGCCACCATGCCGTCCGGCGCGCGTCGCCTGCTGGTGATTACGCAACAATGCCGTCCTGAGGATCTGGACGGTGTGCGTCAAGCCTACGAGTCGCTGGGCGTGCAGGCGACCTTGCAGAGTTTCTTCGACGACATGGCGGGGCGTCTGGGCGAGGCGCAATTGGTGATCGGCCGTGCCGGCGCGTCGACAGTCGCGGAGATCGCCGCGGCTGGCAAACCCGCGATCCTGGTGCCTTATCGCCATGCCGCCGACGACCACCAGACCGTCAACGCGATGGCGGTGGAGGCGGATGGCGCCGGGTGGTTGATGCCTGAGCAGGCGTTCACCGCTGAGGCGCTGGCCGCGCGCCTGGAAGCGTTGATCGCGACACCGCAGACACTTCGAACGGCTGCCGAGAACGCGCGCCAGCGCGCCCGTGTGGATGCCGCGTCGGCATTGGCCGATGAGGTCGAGCGCCTGGTGCCCGGCAACGGTGACGGCCACGACGCCCTGATTCGTCCGGAGGCGGCATGAGAGCGCTACCTCGTGAAATCGGGCCGATCCACTTCATCGGCATGGGCGGCATCGGCATGAGCGGCATCGCCGAGGTGCTGCACAACCTGGGTTACGTCGTTCAGGGCAGTGACCTCACCGAAAGCGCCAATGTGCGCCGGCTGCGCGCCATGGGCATCACGGTCCACATTGGACATCGCGAGGAGAACCTGGGCGACGCGGCGATCGTGGTGACGTCCTCGGCGGTCAAGCCCGACAATCCCGAGGTTCTGGCCGCGCGCGAGCACTGGATTCCCGTCGTACGCCGTGCCGAGATGCTCGGCGAGCTGATGCGCCTGCGCTGGTCGGTTGCGGTCGGCGGTACCCACGGCAAGACGACGACAACGTCGATGATCGGCTGGGTCATGGAATGCGGCGGGTTCGATCCGACCGTGATCAATGGTGGCATCATCAACGCTTACGGCACCAATGCGCGCCTTGGCACCGGCGAATGGATGGTGGTCGAGGCCGACGAGTCTGACGGCAGCTTCGTCAAGCTGCCGGCGACCGTCGCCGTGGTCACCAACATGGATCCAGAGCATCTGGAGAACTACGACTCTTTCGACGAGGTGCGTGACGCCTACGATGCCTTTGTGGGGAACGTGCCGTTCTATGGTTTCGCGGTGCTGTGTCTCGATCATCCGGAAGTCCAGGCGCTTATCGGCCGCATTGCCGATCGCCGGGTCGTGACCTACGGCATGACGCCGCAAGCTGATGTCTACGGCACAAACCTGCGTCCGACCGGCAATGCTTATGAGTTCGACGTGGTCATCCGCGACCGCATCTCCGACACGACGCGCCAGGTCGATGACGTCTACCTGCCCATGGTCGGGCGCCACAACGTGTCGAACGCGCTTGCCGCGATCGCCGTTGCGCAGGAAATGCGCATTCCCGACGCCGCGATCGTTGACGCGCTCAAGCGGTTCGAGGGCGTGAAGCGCCGCTTCACCAAGACCGGTGAGGTCGGCGGTATCACGGTGATTGACGATTACGGCCACCACCCCGTCGAGATCTCGGCCGTGCTGTCGGCCGCGCGCGATGCCTATGACGGACGCATCATCGCGATCGTCCAGCCCCATCGCTATACGCGGCTGCGTGATCTCTTTGATGATTTCTGCACCTGCTTCAACGACGCGGACGCCGTGATCGTCGCCGATGTCTACCCGGCCGGCGAGGCGCCAATCCCCGATTACGATCGTGATGCGCTGGCCCAGGGGCTCAGCACCCACGGCCATCGCGAAGTCGAGGTCCTGGACGATCCCGCCGGCTTGGCCGCCATGGTCGTGGGCAAGGCGCAGTCGGGCGATGTCGTCATTTGCTTGGGTGCCGGGTCGATCACGGCATGGGCGAACGACTTGCCGCAACAACTGGAAGAGCTGGTTGGCGACAAGACGGCATGCGCGGGAGGTCGGACATGATGGCTGCGTCCAAGCATAGCGCCCTGGCCGATCGTCTGCCCGACGTGCGTGGCCGCTACAGCTTCGGTGTCGCGCTGTCGAAGACCACGTGGTTCCGCGCTGGCGGTCCCGCGGAAGTCGTCTTCAAGCCGGCCGACGAAGAGGATCTCGCGACCTTCCTGCAGAACCGGCCAGCGGATACGCCCGTGACGGTCATCGGCGTCGGCTCCAACCTGCTCATCCGCGATGGCGGTATCCCCGGTGTCGTCATTCGCATGGGCCGCGATCTCGCACGGGTGACGGTCGACGGCGAGACGGTCGTGGCTGGCGCCGGGGCGCTGGACCTCAATGTCGCGAAGACGGCGAGTCAGGCCGGTCTGGCCGGCCTTGAATTCCTGGTTGGCGTCCCCGGTACGATCGGTGGCGCGCTGCGCATGAACGCCGGTGCCTATGAACGTGAGCTCAGTGACGCGTTGATCCACGCGCGGGCGATCGATCCGCGTGGCGAGGTTCAGGTGCTGACGCCGGAGCATCTTGGCCACAGCTATCGTTTCTGCAGTCTGCCGGAGGGCTGGGTCTTCACCCAGGCTGTTTTGAAAGGTGAGCCGGGTGACGCACCGGCCATCGAACAGCGCATGGCCGAGATCCAGACACAACGCAGTAGCACACAGCCGGTGCGCTCGCGCACGGGCGGCAGCACGTTCAAGAACACGCCCGATGCCAAGGCCTGGGAGCTGATCGACCGCGCCGGTTGCCGCGGTCTGACGCGTGGCGCGGCCATGGTGTCGGAGCAGCACTGCAACTTCCTGATCAACACCGGCGGTGCCACGGCGGCGGATCTGGAAGGGCTCGGCGAAGAAGTGCGCCGCCGGGTGTTTGAGAAAACGGGTGTCCGGTTGGAATGGGAAATCCGCCGCATCGGGCGGCACGCAACGGGGCCGGAGGAAGTCGCATGAGCCGGCATGTCGCAGTTTTGATGGGTGGATGGAATTCCGAGCGCGAGGTCTCCCTGGTCAGTGGGCGCGAATGCGCTGATGCGCTGGAAGCCAGCGGCTATCGCGTCACGCGGATCGATGTTGATCACGATATCGCCCAGGTCCTGATGGAGATGGACCCCAAACCCGATGTCATTTTCAACGCGCTGCACGGCCGCTTTGGCGAGGACGGTTGCATTCAGGGTCTGTTTGAAATCCTGCAACTGCCTTACACCCATTCCGGACCGCTGGCCTCGGCGCTTGCCATGAACAAGCAGGCGGCCAAGCGCGTGTTCCACACCGCCGGCATTCCGTGTGCGGAAAGCGAAATCGTGACCCGCGAGGCAATCGGCCAATCGGCGCCGATCGAGCGACCGTTCGTCGTCAAGCCGAACCGCGAAGGTTCCAGCGTCGGCGTGCGCATCGTCGAGAAGAACGACAACGACGACCGTCTTCAGCCCGAAGACTTCCATTACGGCGACGAGGCTATCGTCGAGCGTTTCGTGCCCGGCCGTGAACTGACCGTCGCCGTCATGGGCGACCGCGCGCTAGGCGTCACTGAGATCACGACGCCCCAAGGGTTCTACGACTACGATAACAAGTACACGGAAGGCGGTTCCGTCCACACGATTCCCGCGCCGATCCATAGCGACGTCTATAGCGCGGCATCTGAGATGGCCGTCAGCGCACATCAGGCGCTTGGTTGCCGCGGCGTGACGCGGTCGGACTTCCGCTATGACGACACCGGCGGGGAGCCCGGCGAGCTCGTCATGCTCGAGGTCAACACGCAGCCCGGCATGACCCCGCTTTCGCTGGTGCCCGAGCAGGCCGCCTATGTCGGTATCGATTTTGGTCAGCTCGTCTCCTGGATGGTCGAGGAGGCGCAATGCGGGCAGTGAAGAAGCGTCAGAGCCGGAAGAACGCGCGCAACCGCAGTCCCGCGCAGCGTTGGCGCGCGACCGCGAAACGCTGGTGGCCGCTTGCCGGGTCGATGACCGTCGCCATTGTCGCGGTGGCCGCTTTGTTCCTGAGCGGTGCCGCCGACAGGCGTTGGGCCGAGACCCGACAACTGTTCGCCGATGCCACGGCACAGATGGGTTTTTCGGTCGAACGGGTCTACGCGACCGGTCGGTTCCAGACTGATCGCCAGACATTGATCGAAGCACTGGGCGTCGACATTCATCAGCCGATCTTCGAGATTTCGCTCGAAACGGCACGCCAGCGGGTTGAGGCCTTGCCGTGGGTGAGCGAGGCGTCGGTCGAGCGGCGGCTGCCGGATACGATCATCCTGCGCATCGACGAACGCACGCCGCTGGCCTTGTGGCAGAACGACGGGCGGCTTGCGGTCGTCGACGACAACGGTGACGTGATCGATGGCGCCCACCCGCAGGACTTCCGCGAGCTCTTGCTGGTGGTTGGCCCTGACGCCGCCGATGTCGCTGCCGATCTGATCGCCGTCATGAACCTGGTGCCCGAGGTCAGGGATCGCGTCCGGGCCGCCGTCAGGATCGGTAACCGGCGCTGGAACCTGAAGCTGGACGACGGCATCGACGTCCAGCTGCCCGAGGACGACCTGGACGGCGCCCTCTACCGGCTGGCGGATCTCGACAGCTCTGAACAACTGCTGGCGCGCGATGTGCAGGCCGTCGATCTGCGCCTGCCCGACAAACTGGTGCTGCGCCTGACGCCGGAGGCGCAGGCACGTATGTCAGTCGACCCCGAAGAGGGCGAAGACACATGAGGATGGGAAAACCATGACACCGCGTTCAGGGCTCGTCGCAGCTATCGATATCGGCAGCACCAAGGTGTGCTGTTTCGTCGCGCGACCGGACGACAACGGTGGCTTGCGGGTCACCGGCATAGGCTGCCAGGC contains these protein-coding regions:
- a CDS encoding UDP-N-acetylmuramoyl-L-alanyl-D-glutamate--2,6-diaminopimelate ligase; this encodes MRLTALINGLDLTVERCGGDVDILGLSADSRDCARDYLFAAVPGVETDGRRFIDNAVSRGVACVLTTPDAASKVTQDNVSVLTSDRPRRALAQMAARFFGDQPERAVAVTGTNGKTSVAVFCAQLWRALGIKAAAVGTLGVCGNGYRASLAHTTPDPVTLHKVLADLGVRDFKRVALEASSHGLDQNRVDGVRLSAAGFTNLTQDHYDYHPNFDAYRDAKFSLFGLVEADGVAALNADSDQFEAIAAVCRDNGLHVVGYGHSGNDLRLVDSRYRGPVQILTIEADGERIDTELPLPGHFQAMNALCAAAMVAGVEGVEVTRVLELLPSLAGVRGRLERVAEHPDGGPIYVDYAHTPDALQTVLAEVRPAVTGKLFVVFGCGGDRDRDKRARMGAIAARLADKVFVTDDNPRTEKPADIRQEIMVGCPDATNVDGRAEAIRAAVGEMTDGDVLVVAGKGHEQGQIVGKQVLPFDDGDEVRRAVDDLGRAA
- the murG gene encoding undecaprenyldiphospho-muramoylpentapeptide beta-N-acetylglucosaminyltransferase, whose amino-acid sequence is MTGPVMLAAGGTGGHLFPARALAGALIDRGRDVVFVTDRRGVDLGTGLQGVPVYTVRSAAMAGRKLTGRVTGVVDLLRGTWEARRLTKTLGASCVVGFGGYPSVPPVLAATRVPLPTVIHEQNSVLGRANRLLAPRVDVIATSFADTARLDEAGRARVVLTGNPVRPEIAALANQSYMPPNGDGRLRVLIVGGSQGASILSRVLPEALATMPSGARRLLVITQQCRPEDLDGVRQAYESLGVQATLQSFFDDMAGRLGEAQLVIGRAGASTVAEIAAAGKPAILVPYRHAADDHQTVNAMAVEADGAGWLMPEQAFTAEALAARLEALIATPQTLRTAAENARQRARVDAASALADEVERLVPGNGDGHDALIRPEAA
- the ftsW gene encoding putative lipid II flippase FtsW, with the translated sequence MTTFARTDRSLLGRWWWTVDRWTLAALVILMLCGVILIMAASPPVADRIGADSFYFVRRQFIFLPIALAVLMAVSLLSPRGVRRLAVIVFGISVVLLALTLFIGADIKGSRRWISLPGFSLQASEFVKPAFAVVVAWMFAEQRTRPGFPGDLVALCLFIMVVSLIVLQPDFGMAATVTAIWGGQFFLAGMPLILVAGVAGVVVVGVVAGYSFLPHVADRIDRFLDPASGDSFQVNTALRAFESGGVFGRGPGEGVVKDVLPDAHSDFIFAVAGEEFGLFVCLLIVALFAFVALRGLIRLMAEKDLFVLLAVAGLLIQFGAQAVVNMGVTLRLVPSTGMTLPFMSYGGSSLVAIAIAMGMVLALTRRRPEHGRPS
- the murF gene encoding UDP-N-acetylmuramoyl-tripeptide--D-alanyl-D-alanine ligase; its protein translation is MTGPVLWNDRDAAAATGGESLQSWSAFGVAFDSRQIAPGDLFVALNGETSDGHKYVGQALDGGAAAAMVARTFDHGHPAPLLLVPDTMAGLNDLARAARARCAGRICAITGSVGKTGTKEMLHHVLARQGAAHVSEKSFNNHVGTPLSLARMPAATRFGVFEIGMNAPGEIAPLSGLVQPNIAVITTIEMVHGATFDGIDGIAAEKADIFNGLTEDGVAVINGDSAFADYLTQCAIDAGAARIVRFGETDGCDVRLLDWRLGDRGTVVKADVFGRSIEYQLGFWGRHQALNSLAVLAVVVLMDADVDQAAAALSSVAPPPGRGQRHRATIDGGDVLVIDESYNCSPAALHAALGVLRATPVGDGGRRVAVIGDMLELGDQSAALHVALAEQILESADLVVLIGDEVAHTKQALPAERCVAHVQAASDALAPVVDVLRAGDVVMVKGSRRVGLETVVEALLRQGAAQPMVGNG
- the murC gene encoding UDP-N-acetylmuramate--L-alanine ligase codes for the protein MRALPREIGPIHFIGMGGIGMSGIAEVLHNLGYVVQGSDLTESANVRRLRAMGITVHIGHREENLGDAAIVVTSSAVKPDNPEVLAAREHWIPVVRRAEMLGELMRLRWSVAVGGTHGKTTTTSMIGWVMECGGFDPTVINGGIINAYGTNARLGTGEWMVVEADESDGSFVKLPATVAVVTNMDPEHLENYDSFDEVRDAYDAFVGNVPFYGFAVLCLDHPEVQALIGRIADRRVVTYGMTPQADVYGTNLRPTGNAYEFDVVIRDRISDTTRQVDDVYLPMVGRHNVSNALAAIAVAQEMRIPDAAIVDALKRFEGVKRRFTKTGEVGGITVIDDYGHHPVEISAVLSAARDAYDGRIIAIVQPHRYTRLRDLFDDFCTCFNDADAVIVADVYPAGEAPIPDYDRDALAQGLSTHGHREVEVLDDPAGLAAMVVGKAQSGDVVICLGAGSITAWANDLPQQLEELVGDKTACAGGRT
- the murD gene encoding UDP-N-acetylmuramoyl-L-alanine--D-glutamate ligase, whose product is MIDLSRHADSSIAVFGLGRSGVSSSLALAAAGAQVHAWDDDPARRRLAADKGVTLNDLYRLEWDIVRALVLSPGVPLTHPAPHPLVARAMAAGVEVIGDMELFARSRPPGRVVGVTGTNGKSTTSALIAHLIRSSGRSVQLGGNIGTPVLDLDPLDDDGIYVLELSSYQLDLIRSLVSDVAVLLNISPDHVERHGDFANYIAAKTRIFSRRASHQTSVIGVDDDICRRIHAELAGRRGRTIIPVSVLRRIADGVYVKKGVIIDETSGKPDEVVDLNKVKVLPGVHNWQNAAAALAAIRALGIPAEEVAKAFKTFPGLAHRQEVVCKVGRVTFINDSKATNAAAAARGLACYDRIYWIAGGRAKEGGIATLSPYFPRMAHAFLIGESAGAFAQTLEGRVPYTVSGDLVTAVKQASDMALADRRAGAIVLLSPACASFDQFSDFEDRGNKFREIVLEEKRKRDQELEKDTSLVPPATRKRGSDMATKRSTAKKSTAKKKAAKRKAPAKRKAATKKKAVKRKAPAKRKAATKRKAPAKRKAATKKKAVKRKAPAKRKAATKKKAAKRKAPAKRKAAKRKAPAKRKAAKRKAPAKRKAAKRKAPAKRKAAKRKAPAKRKAPAKRRAPAKRKTARKR
- the mraY gene encoding phospho-N-acetylmuramoyl-pentapeptide-transferase; translated protein: MLFNLLSPLSDDIGALRLFSFITFRTGGAILTALLISLIFGPLVIRWLKSVQGKGQPIRSDGPESHIITKAGTPTMGGVLILLSLGVATLLWADLSNGFVWIVLLLTLGFGAIGFADDYLKVTHQTSKGLSGYVKLAMEIVLALVAAFAIAALTESHMSSHLAMPFLKDVLINFGWMFVVVVVFVIVGASNAVNLTDGLDGLAIGPIIIAAMTFGIICYLAGNTVYASYLQLPLVVGAGELAVLCGAMVGAGLGFLWFNAPPAMVFMGDTGSLASGAALGSISVVTKHELVLAIVGGLFVLETVSVIVQVASFKATGRRVFRMAPIHHHFEKMGWAEPTIVIRFWIIAIILALVGLATLKLR